The Primulina tabacum isolate GXHZ01 chromosome 16, ASM2559414v2, whole genome shotgun sequence genome window below encodes:
- the LOC142529198 gene encoding uncharacterized protein LOC142529198 isoform X1, protein MAEVSEAPSTETMRETRPGLKRLTLTLTVLFSFISGLPFLLRSIEIYRSPLPFREIDHLSAAIDSNPLLFPCQFEAVFVNFGRGSSTADELSLSIESHMRKLSDNAFPTCGACDLNSSISVTLDYGSECVRTSNNARWKCGSLNEGKIYEHLGKYDEQLFDEDLQVLLDDSSGSNTIGKVYTVIVVRMEESSEARMAVGKYRHAWIAGSVLEEVAVKEVAEIFVKVFANGGKEKGSISGEFMPVGADGRIVLSFNLLNADPSNWIYDWDFQDADVNLLSPIIEELKPLADVKVESQVLYHTPKSSFSYWNDQLGSYIFSAKDLPFFVNSNEWHLDTSVAAGGRSKILQFVVYVPSASECPLLLQLPDREISMTNGFISPMWGGVLVWNPPGCFNDTNIAPHGRYKISPEDLRKIFEVLVGQLRQLFGLKSNGFFGDTSGALQILASERGFTEWELDALSRQHTCFNLLQCSTTLGSLSRLVQSLPRMIIKDEIGKQVKFSLEAAKLTLSNVSHGAYDASAVSSRQAKSFAEDAFYHPSMMSVSYYSFEHCFAVYSPFFLPVSLHVILAVLREWKRYKQESNRYKAWKAKLN, encoded by the exons ATGGCGGAAGTCTCCGAAGCTCCCTCCACGGAAACCATGCGGGAAACCAGACCTGGACTCAAACGCTTGACTCTCACTCTTACGGTTCTCTTCTCTTTCATCTCAG GTCTCCCTTTTTTGCTGAGGTCGATTGAAATCTACAGGTCGCCGCTGCCGTTCCGTGAAATCGATCATCTGTCTGCCGCGATCGATTCCAATCCTCTGCTGTTCCCTTGTCAATTTGAAGCAGTTTTTGTTAATTTCGGACGTGGTTCATCCACGGCTGACGAGTTATCTCTTTCAATTGAGTCTCACATGCGCAAACTTAGTGATAACGCTTTCCCAACCTGCGGTGCTTGTGATCTCAATTCCTCTATTTCTGTAACCCTTGACTACGGCTCCGAGTGTGTCCGTACCAGCAATAATGCGCGTTGGAAGTGTGGGTCGCTTAATGAGGGAAAGATTTATGAGCATTTGGGAAAATACGATGAACAGTTGTTCGATGAGGATTTGCAGGTGTTGTTGGATGATAGTAGTGGGAGTAATACAATTGGAAAAGTTTACACCGTTATTGTTGTGAGGATGGAGGAAAGTTCCGAAGCCAGGATGGCAGTTGGGAAGTACAGGCATGCTTGGATTGCAGGGAGTGTTTTGGAAGAGGTAGCTGTGAAGGAGGTAGCCGAGATTTTTGTGAAAGTATTTGCAAATGGTGGAAAAGAGAAAGGGTCGATTAGCGGGGAGTTTATGCCTGTGGGGGCAGATGGGAGGATCGTGCTTTCTTTCAATCTTCTGAATGCTGATCCGAGCAATTGGATTTATGACTG GGATTTCCAAGATGCTGATGTGAATCTCTTGTCTCCTATAATTGAGGAGTTGAAGCCTCTGGCAGATGTTAAAGTGGAAAGTCAG GTCTTATACCACACTCCGAAGTCTTCCTTTTCCTATTGGAATGACCAGTTGGGCAGCTATATTTTCAGTGCGAAAGATCTCCCGTTCTTT GTAAACTCAAACGAGTGGCATTTGGATACATCAGTTGCAGCTGGTGGGCGTTCAAAAATCCTGCAGTTTGTGGT ATATGTACCATCTGCATCGGAGTGTCCACTTCTGTTGCAGCTACCAGATAGAGAAATTTCCATGACAAATGGCTTTATATCACCT ATGTGGGGAGGTGTTTTAGTTTGGAACCCTCCAGGTTGTTTCAATGATACCAATATAGCACCTCATGGCAGATATAAAATATCACCTGAG GACTTGAGGAAAATTTTTGAAGTGTTAGTTGGACAGTTGCGGCAACTCTTTGGTTTAAAATCCAATGGTTTCTTTGGTGATACATCAGGGGCATTACAAATTTTAGCCAGTGAAAGAGGTTTTACAGAATG GGAATTGGATGCGCTGTCACGGCAACACACTTGTTTTAATCTTCTTCAATGCAGCACAACTCTTGGCTCACTTTCTCGATTG GTACAGTCACTCCCGAGAATGATCATTAAGGATGAAATAGGAAAACAG GTTAAGTTTTCTCTTGAAGCTGCAAAGTTGACATTAAGCAATGTGTCCCATGGAGCCTATGATGCTTCAGCCG TATCCTCGAGACAAGCAAAATCCTTTGCagaagatgcattctatcaccCGTCTATGATGTCTGTGAGCTACTATTCGTTTGAGCACTGCTTTGCTGTCTATTCG CCCTTCTTCTTACCAGTTTCACTACATGTGATTCTTGCGGTCCTCAGAGAATGGAAAAGATACAAGCAAGAAAGCAATAGATATAAAGCATGGAAAGCCAAATTGAATTAG
- the LOC142529198 gene encoding uncharacterized protein LOC142529198 isoform X2, whose protein sequence is MAEVSEAPSTETMRETRPGLKRLTLTLTVLFSFISGLPFLLRSIEIYRSPLPFREIDHLSAAIDSNPLLFPCQFEAVFVNFGRGSSTADELSLSIESHMRKLSDNAFPTCGACDLNSSISVTLDYGSECVRTSNNARWKCGSLNEGKIYEHLGKYDEQLFDEDLQVLLDDSSGSNTIGKVYTVIVVRMEESSEARMAVGKYRHAWIAGSVLEEVAVKEVAEIFVKVFANGGKEKGSISGEFMPVGADGRIVLSFNLLNADPSNWIYDWDFQDADVNLLSPIIEELKPLADVKVESQVLYHTPKSSFSYWNDQLGSYIFSAKDLPFFVNSNEWHLDTSVAAGGRSKILQFVVYVPSASECPLLLQLPDREISMTNGFISPMWGGVLVWNPPGCFNDTNIAPHGRYKISPEDLRKIFEVLVGQLRQLFGLKSNGFFGDTSGALQILASERGFTEWLNVQVQSLPRMIIKDEIGKQVKFSLEAAKLTLSNVSHGAYDASAVSSRQAKSFAEDAFYHPSMMSVSYYSFEHCFAVYSPFFLPVSLHVILAVLREWKRYKQESNRYKAWKAKLN, encoded by the exons ATGGCGGAAGTCTCCGAAGCTCCCTCCACGGAAACCATGCGGGAAACCAGACCTGGACTCAAACGCTTGACTCTCACTCTTACGGTTCTCTTCTCTTTCATCTCAG GTCTCCCTTTTTTGCTGAGGTCGATTGAAATCTACAGGTCGCCGCTGCCGTTCCGTGAAATCGATCATCTGTCTGCCGCGATCGATTCCAATCCTCTGCTGTTCCCTTGTCAATTTGAAGCAGTTTTTGTTAATTTCGGACGTGGTTCATCCACGGCTGACGAGTTATCTCTTTCAATTGAGTCTCACATGCGCAAACTTAGTGATAACGCTTTCCCAACCTGCGGTGCTTGTGATCTCAATTCCTCTATTTCTGTAACCCTTGACTACGGCTCCGAGTGTGTCCGTACCAGCAATAATGCGCGTTGGAAGTGTGGGTCGCTTAATGAGGGAAAGATTTATGAGCATTTGGGAAAATACGATGAACAGTTGTTCGATGAGGATTTGCAGGTGTTGTTGGATGATAGTAGTGGGAGTAATACAATTGGAAAAGTTTACACCGTTATTGTTGTGAGGATGGAGGAAAGTTCCGAAGCCAGGATGGCAGTTGGGAAGTACAGGCATGCTTGGATTGCAGGGAGTGTTTTGGAAGAGGTAGCTGTGAAGGAGGTAGCCGAGATTTTTGTGAAAGTATTTGCAAATGGTGGAAAAGAGAAAGGGTCGATTAGCGGGGAGTTTATGCCTGTGGGGGCAGATGGGAGGATCGTGCTTTCTTTCAATCTTCTGAATGCTGATCCGAGCAATTGGATTTATGACTG GGATTTCCAAGATGCTGATGTGAATCTCTTGTCTCCTATAATTGAGGAGTTGAAGCCTCTGGCAGATGTTAAAGTGGAAAGTCAG GTCTTATACCACACTCCGAAGTCTTCCTTTTCCTATTGGAATGACCAGTTGGGCAGCTATATTTTCAGTGCGAAAGATCTCCCGTTCTTT GTAAACTCAAACGAGTGGCATTTGGATACATCAGTTGCAGCTGGTGGGCGTTCAAAAATCCTGCAGTTTGTGGT ATATGTACCATCTGCATCGGAGTGTCCACTTCTGTTGCAGCTACCAGATAGAGAAATTTCCATGACAAATGGCTTTATATCACCT ATGTGGGGAGGTGTTTTAGTTTGGAACCCTCCAGGTTGTTTCAATGATACCAATATAGCACCTCATGGCAGATATAAAATATCACCTGAG GACTTGAGGAAAATTTTTGAAGTGTTAGTTGGACAGTTGCGGCAACTCTTTGGTTTAAAATCCAATGGTTTCTTTGGTGATACATCAGGGGCATTACAAATTTTAGCCAGTGAAAGAGGTTTTACAGAATG GTTAAATGTGCAGGTACAGTCACTCCCGAGAATGATCATTAAGGATGAAATAGGAAAACAG GTTAAGTTTTCTCTTGAAGCTGCAAAGTTGACATTAAGCAATGTGTCCCATGGAGCCTATGATGCTTCAGCCG TATCCTCGAGACAAGCAAAATCCTTTGCagaagatgcattctatcaccCGTCTATGATGTCTGTGAGCTACTATTCGTTTGAGCACTGCTTTGCTGTCTATTCG CCCTTCTTCTTACCAGTTTCACTACATGTGATTCTTGCGGTCCTCAGAGAATGGAAAAGATACAAGCAAGAAAGCAATAGATATAAAGCATGGAAAGCCAAATTGAATTAG
- the LOC142528432 gene encoding uncharacterized protein LOC142528432: protein MASFNKIPMFSKEDYDDWKIRMQAHLAAQDDDMWYVITDGPMRILKVNTAATITEGAPQIVEKHRSEWTADDKKKANLDNVTKDIIYKTLDKNMFAKIKTCTTTKEIWEKLTQLCEGNDQTKENKLTVAIQKFDNAKMKRGETPAEFDERFSSIIIELTSLRK, encoded by the coding sequence ATGgcttctttcaataaaattccaatgttctctaaagaagattatgaCGATTGGAAAATTCGCATGCAGGCACATTTAgcagcccaagatgatgacatgtggtatgtcatcactgacggGCCAATGAGAATTCTGAAGGTGAATACAGCTGCAACAATAACTGAAGGTGCTCCTCAGATAGTTGAAAAGCACAGATCTGAATGGACAGCTGACGATAAAAAGAAGGCAAATTTGGATAACGTTACGAAAGATATTATCTATAAAACTCTGGACAAGAATATGTTCGCCAAAATCAAGACCTGCACTACTACGAAggaaatatgggaaaaacttaCTCAACTATGCGAAGGCAATGATCAGACTAAGGAAAACAAATTGACTGTGGCTATCCAGAAGTTTGACAACGCAAAGATGAAGCGAGGAGAAACTCCTGCAGAATTTGACGAACGGTTCAGCAGTATCATCATCGAACTCACCTCACTCAGGAAATAA
- the LOC142529653 gene encoding UDP-glycosyltransferase 87A1-like, with protein sequence MAPSAGTHSTTPCHVVAVPYPGRGHVNPMMNLCKLLTNRKPHLLITFVVTEEWLGFIGSEEKPDNIQFATIPNVLPSELHRAADMPSFVGATQTKMGEPFERLLDRLGTTVNIIIADTFLNWAVEVGNRRNIPVASLWPMPASVFSIFYHFNLLVQKGHHPIELSERGEERVDYIPGIASIRLADIPSIIHMKDQHLLDLALRTFPNVRRAQYLLFTSISDLELNVIDVLKQEFSFPIYTFGPAIPYFNLEKATYFSTNQDEHDNYFNWLNSQPSSSVLYVSLGSFLSVSSDQMDEIAEGLRESGVKFLWVARGESERLKEKCGHLGRVVPWCEQLKVLCHSSVGGFWTHCGWNSTMECIFAGVPIIAFPIIMDQTTIRKHVVEDWKIGLDAKRGVGSGDLLRSREIARLVKSFMDLESVERKEMASRARVLRDKTRGAIADGGTSKTNLDSFLSDIVSFK encoded by the exons ATGGCTCCGTCGGCAGGAACCCACTCAACCACGCCGTGCCACGTCGTGGCTGTCCCCTACCCGGGTCGAGGTCATGTAAATCCCATGATGAACCTCTGCAAACTGCTCACGAACCGAAAACCCCATCTCCTAATCACTTTTGTCGTCACGGAGGAGTGGCTCGGCTTCATCGGCTCCGAAGAGAAGCCGGATAACATCCAATTTGCCACTATCCCAAATGTCCTGCCGTCCGAGCTGCACCGCGCTGCCGACATGCCTAGTTTCGTGGGGGCTACTCAGACTAAGATGGGGGAGCCGTTTGAACGGCTGCTTGACCGGCTTGGAACGACGGTCAATATCATCATTGCGGATACTTTCTTGAACTGGGCAGTGGAGGTAGGGAATCGGAGGAATATCCCTGTGGCTTCGCTTTGGCCGATGCCGGCTTCGGTGTTCTCTATCTTTTACCATTTTAACCTCCTCGTTCAGAAAGGTCATCACCCGATTGAGTTATCTG aaaGAGGGGAAGAACGAGTAGACTACATCCCTGGCATTGCTTCAATTCGGTTGGCAGATATTCCGTCCATCATCCATATGAAAGATCAACACCTCCTTGATCTAGCGCTCCGTACTTTTCCCAACGTACGCAGAGCCCAATATCTCTTGTTCACTTCTATCTCAGATCTTGAACTTAATGTCATAGATGTTTTAAAACAAGAATTTTCATTCCCTATATACACCTTTGGTCCAGCAATACCTTACTTCAATCTTGAGAAAGCCACATATTTCTCAACAAACCAAGACGAGCACGATAACTACTTCAATTGGTTAAACTCTCAACCTTCAAGTTCAGTGTTATATGTATCATTGGGAAGCTTTCTTTCTGTTTCAAGTGACCAAATGGATGAAATTGCCGAAGGGTTGCGCGAAAGTGGTGTTAAGTTCTTGTGGGTGGCTCGTGGCGAATCCGAGAGGCTAAAAGAAAAATGTGGCCATTTAGGGAGAGTAGTGCCTTGGTGTGAACAATTGAAGGTTTTATGCCACTCTTCTGTTGGAGGATTCTGGACGCATTGTGGATGGAATTCTACGATGGAGTGTATTTTTGCTGGTGTGCCGATTATTGCTTTTCCGATAATAATGGATCAGACCACAATCCGTAAGCACGTAGTTGAAGATTGGAAGATCGGTTTGGATGCCAAGAGAGGTGTGGGATCCGGAGATCTTCTGAGAAGCAGAGAAATTGCTAGGCTCGTAAAGAGTTTCATGGATTTGGAAAGTGTCGAGAGGAAGGAGATGGCAAGTAGGGCAAGAGTGCTTCGAGATAAAACTCGTGGGGCAATTGCGGATGGTGGGACGTCTAAAACTAATCTCGATTCGTTTCTCAGTGATATTGTATCATTTAAGTAA